A region from the Oceanidesulfovibrio marinus genome encodes:
- a CDS encoding cache domain-containing protein — translation MKLLDRMSFARKVLLLPLIATVVFVGIFIFYGLPQFRHALIDTRVESNRNLVETAHSLVDAVREDAIANGLSEADAKERAMAMLRRLSYGESNYFWVNDLQGKMILHPALPELEGQNIAEAPFNTDFLEELLAKARKNGEGYVQYRWPRPGNDQPVDKISFVSLYKPWGWVIATGLYVDDVDARIIAFGEQAVLGLILAVILLFITSHLLASRIARPLHEAETALEKLARGKVDVDVSYEGHDEAGRMMAAMREMIAAHQALSEHANRLANGDLSVVMPPRSSDDVLGAALAELAESLRKQLGEIVHTMEVISRTATSLGGSVQMLASSTHETATSISETTASVTEVKTATRLGCDNAGALAESAKATLDTSRKGLEATRQNRAGMDRILEQINEAGSQVEALAEKAGMVEQITTFVADLSDRSQILAVNAAIEAAKAGEAGAGFEEVAREMRRLAVESKDATTHTRRILMDIRDSVQETATTARESTEVVQTASEQLSRAEQAITDLADQLGKAAQASSEIAATQQQEYTGVAQIGEAMESIRAASDQSAEVSEKLASESKSLDELNSRLERILNRYKF, via the coding sequence ATGAAACTTCTGGACAGGATGTCTTTTGCGAGAAAGGTTCTGCTGCTGCCGCTCATCGCAACTGTCGTCTTCGTAGGCATCTTCATTTTTTATGGTCTCCCGCAGTTTCGGCACGCTCTCATCGATACGCGGGTCGAATCGAACAGGAACCTCGTGGAGACCGCGCACAGCCTGGTGGACGCCGTACGCGAAGACGCAATCGCGAACGGCCTGTCCGAGGCCGACGCCAAAGAGCGCGCCATGGCCATGCTGCGCCGGCTCTCATACGGCGAGTCCAACTACTTCTGGGTCAACGATCTCCAGGGCAAGATGATCCTGCACCCGGCCCTGCCCGAGCTGGAAGGCCAGAACATTGCGGAAGCGCCCTTCAACACCGATTTTCTGGAAGAGCTGCTGGCCAAGGCCCGCAAGAACGGGGAAGGCTATGTGCAGTACCGCTGGCCCCGGCCAGGCAACGACCAGCCAGTGGACAAGATATCCTTTGTCTCCCTGTACAAGCCATGGGGATGGGTCATCGCCACAGGCCTCTATGTGGACGACGTGGACGCTCGCATCATAGCCTTTGGCGAGCAGGCCGTGCTCGGCCTCATCCTTGCCGTCATCCTGCTCTTCATCACCAGCCACCTGCTTGCCAGCCGCATCGCCCGTCCGCTGCACGAGGCGGAAACCGCTCTGGAGAAGCTTGCCCGCGGCAAGGTGGATGTGGACGTCTCTTATGAAGGCCACGACGAGGCCGGCCGGATGATGGCCGCCATGCGTGAGATGATCGCCGCCCACCAGGCTCTTTCCGAACACGCCAATCGCCTGGCCAACGGTGACCTGAGCGTGGTCATGCCGCCCAGGTCGTCCGACGATGTTCTGGGCGCCGCCCTGGCCGAGCTTGCCGAATCGCTGCGCAAGCAGCTTGGCGAGATCGTCCACACCATGGAGGTCATCTCCAGGACGGCCACCAGCCTCGGCGGATCAGTCCAGATGCTCGCCTCGTCCACGCACGAGACAGCCACTTCCATCAGCGAGACCACGGCCTCTGTCACCGAGGTGAAAACAGCCACCCGGCTGGGCTGCGACAACGCTGGGGCCCTGGCCGAGTCTGCCAAGGCCACCCTGGACACCTCCCGGAAGGGTCTGGAAGCCACGCGCCAGAACCGCGCCGGCATGGACAGGATTCTGGAGCAGATCAACGAGGCCGGCTCCCAGGTGGAAGCCCTTGCTGAGAAGGCCGGCATGGTGGAGCAGATCACCACGTTTGTGGCCGACCTTTCGGACCGCTCCCAGATTCTCGCCGTGAATGCGGCCATCGAGGCGGCCAAGGCCGGAGAGGCCGGGGCCGGGTTCGAGGAAGTGGCCAGGGAGATGCGCCGGCTGGCCGTGGAGTCCAAGGACGCCACCACGCATACCCGCCGCATCCTCATGGACATCCGTGACTCGGTGCAGGAGACAGCCACCACGGCGCGGGAAAGCACCGAGGTGGTGCAGACCGCTTCCGAGCAGCTCTCTCGGGCGGAGCAGGCCATTACCGACCTGGCCGACCAGCTGGGCAAGGCGGCGCAGGCCTCATCCGAGATAGCGGCCACGCAGCAGCAGGAGTACACCGGCGTGGCGCAGATCGGCGAGGCCATGGAGTCCATCCGGGCCGCCAGCGACCAGAGCGCCGAGGTCTCGGAAAAGCTCGCCTCGGAGTCCAAATCTTTGGACGAGCTCAACTCCCGGCTGGAACGAATTCTCAATCGCTACAAGTTCTGA
- a CDS encoding sensor domain-containing protein: MEDRLAPSVPAAARFRRAVRRAALALPGLWAVVPAGQAYAAAPTFASLPMLAPVFGLILIVVVVALVVALNQVLSARRAIAERLRELQSQLAILSVNAADIIVLTDPMLRPRFVSDSVRKVLGYGSAQFGSLPVERRFPAGFENHLREHGNKRETIRHTGPLDAKDGRRLWMEALSTPSFDDAGSLTGYVHVIRDVTASKESEARLREQEIRFRKLISDQADALLVVGPGGDVRFANPAAAKMFCAEVTELTGMRFGMIRREESPLEMCILYDGGYSLAEMRVSDILWDGEGCAAVYLHDTSSRLGIEKALRESEERYRMVAEYTHDWELWIGPDGEVLFTSPSCERVSGYPPDEFRKNPALLDELVLENDRETWSTLLREGPVDSSEAVDFRFVRRGGDLRWVCVSSQRVYDEDGVFQGTRSSLRDITNRKNMEMELRHKSLHDVLTGLANRDLCLDRIQRGLQRAKRRASFFFAVLFIDLDRFKIINESLGHNYGDKLLKQVAERLTHHVRGMDTVSRFGSDEFVLFLDDLDSPREAIAAAKRINASIRLPYRFDNHEVLTTASMGIVLGPVFDITAEDMLRNATIALHRAKELGGDRFKVFTERMLDQAMQRMSLERDLRQGLANDEFFLVYQPVLRMKDRQLVGFEALVRWQHPSRGLLLPGEFIPLAEETGQILELGRFVLQEACSTMAAWQEQHPETEPFFLSVNLSGRQFSSLDLIEQVRSIIYKTGISASRIKLEITETTIMEDAENAVEKLRRLKNLGLTISIDDFGTGYSSMSYLQQFPLDNLKIDLSFVRLMEVSPENKEIVRAIVSLAHTLGLDVVAEGVENEQQEQTLRDLGCEYAQGFLYARPMPADDARRRMLETA, translated from the coding sequence ATGGAAGATCGCCTCGCTCCCTCCGTCCCTGCCGCCGCAAGGTTCCGCCGCGCTGTGCGCCGTGCGGCGCTTGCGCTTCCAGGGCTCTGGGCCGTGGTCCCGGCTGGGCAGGCGTACGCTGCCGCGCCGACGTTCGCCTCGCTTCCCATGCTCGCGCCTGTATTCGGCCTTATCCTGATCGTAGTCGTGGTCGCCCTTGTCGTGGCGCTGAACCAGGTCCTGTCCGCTCGCCGCGCCATCGCCGAACGGCTGCGGGAGCTTCAGTCGCAGCTGGCCATCCTCAGCGTCAACGCCGCGGACATCATCGTACTCACCGATCCGATGCTGCGGCCCCGGTTTGTCAGCGATTCCGTCAGGAAAGTGCTGGGCTACGGTTCGGCGCAGTTCGGCTCGCTGCCCGTGGAGCGGCGGTTCCCGGCCGGGTTCGAGAATCACTTGCGCGAGCACGGCAACAAGCGGGAGACGATCCGCCATACCGGCCCTCTCGACGCCAAGGACGGCCGCCGCCTGTGGATGGAGGCCCTCTCCACCCCCTCGTTCGATGATGCGGGCTCCCTGACCGGCTATGTGCACGTCATCCGCGACGTGACTGCGAGCAAGGAGAGCGAGGCCCGGCTGCGCGAGCAGGAGATCCGCTTCCGCAAGCTCATCTCCGACCAGGCCGACGCCCTGCTGGTGGTCGGACCCGGCGGAGACGTCCGTTTCGCCAACCCGGCGGCCGCAAAGATGTTCTGCGCCGAGGTCACGGAGCTCACGGGCATGCGTTTCGGCATGATCCGGCGCGAAGAGTCGCCCCTGGAGATGTGCATCCTCTACGACGGCGGGTACTCCCTGGCCGAGATGCGGGTCAGCGACATTCTCTGGGACGGCGAGGGCTGCGCCGCCGTGTATCTTCACGACACGAGCAGCCGCCTGGGCATAGAGAAGGCGCTGCGCGAGTCCGAGGAGCGCTACCGCATGGTGGCCGAGTACACCCACGACTGGGAGCTCTGGATAGGCCCGGACGGAGAGGTGCTCTTCACCAGCCCCTCCTGCGAACGCGTTTCCGGGTACCCGCCGGACGAGTTCCGCAAGAACCCGGCGCTGTTGGACGAGCTGGTGCTGGAAAATGACCGGGAGACGTGGAGCACGCTTCTTCGGGAAGGCCCCGTGGACTCGTCGGAGGCAGTGGACTTCCGATTCGTGCGCCGCGGCGGCGATCTCCGCTGGGTCTGCGTCTCCAGCCAACGCGTCTACGACGAGGACGGCGTGTTCCAGGGAACGCGGTCGTCCCTGCGGGACATCACCAACCGCAAGAACATGGAGATGGAGCTGCGGCACAAGTCGCTGCACGACGTGCTCACCGGCCTTGCCAACCGCGATCTCTGCCTGGACCGCATCCAGCGCGGCCTGCAGCGGGCCAAACGCCGAGCCAGCTTCTTCTTTGCCGTGCTGTTCATCGATCTGGATCGCTTCAAGATCATCAACGAGAGCCTGGGCCACAACTACGGCGACAAGCTGCTGAAGCAGGTGGCGGAGCGGCTCACACACCACGTTCGCGGCATGGACACCGTTTCCCGCTTCGGCAGCGACGAGTTCGTGCTCTTCCTTGACGATCTGGACTCCCCCCGCGAGGCCATTGCCGCGGCCAAGCGGATCAACGCCTCCATCCGCCTGCCCTACCGTTTTGACAACCACGAGGTGCTGACGACAGCGTCCATGGGCATCGTGCTCGGCCCGGTCTTCGATATCACGGCCGAGGACATGCTGCGCAACGCGACCATCGCCCTGCACCGGGCCAAGGAGCTGGGCGGCGACAGGTTCAAGGTCTTTACGGAGCGCATGCTGGACCAGGCCATGCAGAGGATGAGCCTGGAGCGGGACCTGCGCCAGGGGCTGGCCAACGACGAGTTCTTCCTGGTCTACCAGCCGGTCCTGCGCATGAAGGACAGGCAGCTCGTGGGCTTCGAGGCCCTGGTCCGCTGGCAGCATCCCTCGCGCGGCCTGCTGCTCCCGGGCGAGTTCATCCCCCTGGCCGAGGAAACTGGCCAGATTCTGGAGCTGGGACGTTTCGTTTTGCAGGAGGCGTGCAGCACCATGGCCGCTTGGCAGGAGCAGCACCCGGAAACCGAGCCCTTCTTCCTCTCCGTCAACCTCTCGGGCAGGCAGTTCTCCAGCCTGGATCTCATCGAGCAGGTCCGCTCCATCATCTACAAAACAGGCATCTCGGCCAGCCGCATCAAGCTGGAGATTACCGAGACCACCATCATGGAGGATGCGGAGAACGCCGTGGAGAAGCTGCGCCGGCTCAAGAACCTGGGCCTGACCATCTCCATCGACGATTTCGGCACGGGCTACTCTTCCATGAGCTACCTGCAGCAGTTCCCCCTGGACAATCTGAAGATCGACCTGAGCTTCGTGCGGCTGATGGAAGTGAGCCCGGAGAACAAGGAGATCGTGCGCGCCATCGTGAGCCTGGCTCACACGCTGGGGCTGGATGTGGTGGCGGAAGGGGTGGAGAACGAGCAGCAGGAGCAGACCCTGCGCGACCTGGGCTGTGAGTATGCCCAGGGCTTCCTCTACGCGCGGCCCATGCCGGCCGACGATGCCAGGCGCAGGATGCTTGAAACCGCCTAA